The nucleotide sequence TATCTTCGATTCGATCTTTTTCCTGCCTGTTTGGAACAAAAAGCATTATATGTTAAGCTATATAGATAGTTAATAAGAACCTGAAGACTGGCCAAGCGACTTAAATAGTCAGCCAATCGTTCCAATACAATTCGTTTGAGATTTTGACACTTCTATGATACGCAAGCCCCTATCGATATTATTGCGACCAAGGTTGTCAAGATCTAAATATTGCTCGAGATCATGATATGGTAAGATCGTATAACACGATATTATGACTAAGATCGGAAGATCTTACTTAGTATGTGTTTGGATTTCTGTCTACTTGATCAAAATCTTGTTAAAAAATCACATCACCTCAAAAGCTCCAAATAGTAGCTTCataattttcacatttttttgtATTGCGatgtggttttttttttttactgtgaTTTGGTTTTAAATGCAAAGCCAAATACACTTGATATTTTTTGTAACATTGAGAGGAGGTAGTAAAATTGTAGAACATCCTAGTAAAAATTTGTAAGATGCTACTAAAACGTAAAATAAAGTGTTTTTACATGATATTTTGGTAAGCGTGTTTGTCGGAAAATGATCGCCACCAAAACATAATTGTTGCGCTTCTGCATCTTGCCATCTTTTTCGGCTTGTAATGGCGATAGCCAAAAAAAGGCCAATCGTTGCCAATATTGGCACAATCGCACAAAATCAACAATTTCAAGATCTTTTTTTGTTACGGCACATGATTCCACTTAAGATTTAGATTATTGGGCGAGTGAGATCGCAAAATTTTAAGATTTTAAATCTAGATCGAGATTTTGACAACTTTGACTGCGACAGATGTATACATCTAAGCATGTAAAAAAATGGATAGATATATATTAAATGGGAGTAGTTTAGCCATAATAAAGTCACTTGAAGCGAGGAAATGCCATTAAAAAAACTGTTTTTCTCTAGTTagaaaattaaacatgaaatacaaagaGAGTGCTCATTTTAGAACTCCAGGCCATGTTCGCGAGCCGCATCAGCGAGAGCTTTAACACGGCCATGATACGGGTAACCACCACGGTCAAAGGCTACTTTTGTGATTCCCTTCGCCAGACAGTATTTTGCAATGATCTCACCCACCCTCTTTGCTACTTCCTAAAACCaaacaatttaaatgaataaggATCATCATTAACCAAACAAAAATGAAGAAATGTCTTTATATCTATGTTCAATTAGAGACTAGTGAAGTTGAATAATGAAAGGAAGGTCTTAAGTGAATATGAAACTTTTCTAAATGCAAATATTGAGCAGTTTTTGAAGATGATTTGCTTGGTTGAACTTATTGTAACAGCGAACCGTAACAGCATCTTGCAAACTTACAATTGTTGGGCCAGAGGTGTAGTTGAACTCTTCAGCAATTGCCTTCTGCATTGTGGAAACTGAAGCAACTGTATGCATCTTTGTGTCATCAATCACCTGGACAAAGAGATGCTTGTTGGATCGGAAGACAGACAATCTTGGCCTTTCGGGTGTTCCTTCAACCTAAAATATCAGAAAAcaattccaaaataaaaatgcactgcatTATTCATCGTAATAGATTTCCAACTTAACAGATATCATCTCAACAACGAACGATTACAAAAAATGGTTATGCACTTTTGTATTATCACGCACATTTATCGCGATACTAAAACTCAAAGTAATCTAAATGCCTGCTCCTCTATCTTCCCTTGTTACTTTCTTTCGTTTCTTCTATTCGTAAATCATTGGACAGTTAAATATAAACTTCTCCACAAAAGCTCACAATTTTAcaaatttgtttgtttattcaCTTAGTCAGATAAGGCCTGgttgttatttttattagtttaggTGCGTCCTCGTTCTCATTGAATCACAGGTAATCCTAAATCTCGATGGCCTGTGACGAATTTCTTCTCGATGAAAATGGAGATCATCAAGCACATTTGCATTGATTACATAAGATCAACTAAATAATCACTCCATGTTCTGTAACAAGAAAAGCAAAATCAAAGGGTTGTCAAACATGATGCTCGAGGGATTTTTTAttatggtttggttcggttcagttCTTAGTAAATTGAAACGGTTCGGTTCAATTTGAGTGAATTTTTACTATGATTTAGTTCGGTTCGGTTCAGTTTTTCTCAGGAACTGTACCATAAACAGCCCTACAAACATATGACATTagtaaaaaaatacataatttttaCCATTATCAAGTAAAATTGGTTTTCCCCAAACTTTGCTTCGAGCAGAGCAGATAAAAGAAGCTTTAGTATTGGGTTAAACAAACTAACACTAAGTTTTATGAAGCACGGGTTCCGACATAACACGCACAACACGCACACTCTGACACCAATAATTTGAATAGAACCCCGACACCtactaaaagaattaaaaatattctaatcaaaATGAATATCTTTAACTCTTCATTAATAACATTGCTTCAACCAACTTGTTTAAATGCGTGAAATTTGTCCGAAAAATGTATAACGTGTGTTGAAGCATTGAAAAAGCATATTTTTTCTGAAACCTTTGTCAGAATTGTCTGTCGCGTCTTGTATGAATGTCATACGGATGTCAGACACCGATTTAAAAAGTgttaatttaaagaaaaagacACATTTTTTTGAAATACTATCTGACTTTTCCGGCACTAGTCCGACTTTTCTGACACATGATGTACAAGTGTCATACAAGAGTCGGACACCAACGCCTATTTGACACCGCGGTACACCTACTCTTAGAAATGTCATACGGGTGTCGGACACCAATTCAAAGTGTCACAGCAAagaagtaaaatattttttttagacacCTGTGCAAGTGTCGAACACCGACGCGCGTGTCTGACATTGTGATACGCAAGTCCTATAAGTGTCATACGGGGTTGGACACTAACTCAAAT is from Vicia villosa cultivar HV-30 ecotype Madison, WI unplaced genomic scaffold, Vvil1.0 ctg.000034F_1_1_3, whole genome shotgun sequence and encodes:
- the LOC131622637 gene encoding large ribosomal subunit protein uL18c-like; translation: MLSSSLSFLHSCTFPSSSSFTIPSPNPNSPSSLSFVVEAKSSTRREDRTARHVRIRKKVEGTPERPRLSVFRSNKHLFVQVIDDTKMHTVASVSTMQKAIAEEFNYTSGPTIEVAKRVGEIIAKYCLAKGITKVAFDRGGYPYHGRVKALADAAREHGLEF